The genomic segment CCCCTCCCTACACCCCCTCGCTGCCATCCGATAGTTGCCGGGCCAGGGCCAGGAACGCGTTCACCTCGTCCATACGGGTTGCGAAACAGGTAACAAACCGGTAATGGTCCCGGCTCCCCGGCCAGAGGTGGAACTCGTAGCCCGCTTTTTTCAAGCCGTCGGCTAAGGGCGGCGGCATCCTGACGAAGACTTCGTTGGCCTCCACCGGATAGAGAACCTCCACGGCGGCAAGCCGGCCCAACCCTGACGAAAGCACGTCCGCCGCCCGGTTGGCCTGCTGCGCCAATTGCAGCCACAGGCCTTCCTTGAGGTAGGCTTCCAGTTGAACCGACATGAAGCGCATCTTGCTGAAGAGATGTCCGGCGCGCTTGTGTCGGCGAGCCAGGCCCAGGGCCCGGTCTCGGTTGAAGACCACCACAGCCTCGGCGGCCATGGCTCCGTTCTTGGTGGCCCCGAAGGAGAGGATGTCGACTCCGGCCTTCCAGGTCAGCTCGGCGGGTGTGCAACCCAGTCGTTGCACGGCGTTGGCAAGGCGGGCGCCATCCATGTGCAGCCCCATCCCCCGGCCGCGAGCGATCCGGGAAA from the Acidobacteriota bacterium genome contains:
- a CDS encoding low specificity L-threonine aldolase, with the translated sequence MNFRSDNESPAAPEILAALQAANSGHAYAYGEDGITSGMKDRFRETFETDLEVLPVATGTAANSLSIAQLAPAYGSVFCHHEAHLHADECGGPEFYSGGAKVVPLSGELAKIYPRTLRAAVDRTEEMGVHESQPSAVSISQATELGTVYKPDEIREISRIARGRGMGLHMDGARLANAVQRLGCTPAELTWKAGVDILSFGATKNGAMAAEAVVVFNRDRALGLARRHKRAGHLFSKMRFMSVQLEAYLKEGLWLQLAQQANRAADVLSSGLGRLAAVEVLYPVEANEVFVRMPPPLADGLKKAGYEFHLWPGSRDHYRFVTCFATRMDEVNAFLALARQLSDGSEGV